The genomic segment CAGTGTAGGTGACTGTGTAGGTTTGACCGTCATCACCGATGTAGGAGTATTGACCTTTGACAGAGATGGCCTCATTTTCGGAGCCAATATTTTGCAAGTGTCCATCTTCTTGGGCGGTGATGCCATCACTGGTAGCGTAACTGTAAATTTAAAGCGATCATTATAAATCAGTACTCAACTCAATACACTGAGCACAATTAATATTTACGCGAAGTTGTAGGATTCAGGACCAACATCGGACTCGTTCTTGAGGACTTCAGCATCGGGGCGGGGAGCGGCCAAAGCGACAGCGAAGAGAGCGGCAAAAAGAACGATGAATTTCATGTTgatggtttttgttgttatgtGACTAGTTTGTGTCAATAGCCGGATACGGTGT from the Stomoxys calcitrans chromosome 1, idStoCalc2.1, whole genome shotgun sequence genome contains:
- the LOC106094022 gene encoding larval cuticle protein 65Ag1-like, coding for MKFIVLFAALFAVALAAPRPDAEVLKNESDVGPESYNFAYATSDGITAQEDGHLQNIGSENEAISVKGQYSYIGDDGQTYTVTYTADENGFQPQGAHLPVAPEA